The DNA window CCGGTTTTCAACCGTGTGGCAGAGATGGTGGATAACGGAGCCTCTCCCAATGGTGTTTTTCGCCGCATCAATGGAGGCCGGGAGCTCAGCACAAGGCGTCTGATGGGCCGTCTTCTGGACCGGGCCCGTTTTTACTGTGATGACAAAATTATCATTTCCTGGGAAAACAAGGACGACCGTGAGGAGCTTGCCGTAGAAGACCGGGACTCGGACAAGCTCTATCAACTCCTGCAGAGCATAGCCGGCTGTGAAGCCGTAGCCTTGATCAGGGAGGAATCCCCGACCCTGTGCATTATAGGTTTGCGGTCCAATAACAGTATTGATGTGGGACGCATTGCTTCAGAACTCGGAGGAGGTGGTCATGTCAAGGCTGCCGGATGTGCCGTCGAGGCCGACCGGGAGACTGTTCTTCAGAAGCTGCTGGAACTCTTTTCTCAACAAATTTAAAAATTGACAAGAATTCATTAATTCTAACTACTTTTCCAATTGACCAATTTTATATAAATGATTATTTTTGTTGACGAACGGTCGTAAACAAAAAAATGAAAGTAGAAGAAAAAAGAAAACTTAAAAAAATAGCAATCATCGAAGCTGCTCTGGATGTCTGGTCGGTGGATGATTACAGAACCACATCTCTCAACGCCCTGGCAACAAACCTCAACATGACAAAGCAGGCCTTGTACCGCTATTTCAAAAACAAGGAAGACCTGCTGGATTCCATGACCGATTATGTGAGCTCCCTTGAAAATCTCTGGTTTCAGGACATGACTAGAAAACTGAAGGCTGTTCCTCAGGAAGAAAAAATTCGTTTTTTTATATCCAACCTTTCCCAAGCCCTGACACAGGGACGCCGGTACCTTCACTTTGACAGCTTTAATACACTTCGTCTGGACAAATTATCGCTGGGAAAGAACATGAAAAACCTCGAAGAAATAAGGGATACCCTGGACGTTCCCGAAAAGGTTATCCATTTAATCATGATGTTCTGTTTTTTTTTATGGGGATGGCAAGAGACTCAGCACATCCAGAAGAAAAGAAATACTTCCCAAAAAATTGAACTGATAATAGAAGTCATTGAAAATGGACTGGCAACAGAGAAATTCAGACTGCCGGAAAAAGGCTGCTCCTTTCAGGATACAATGGAATACAGATCCTTCAGAGTAAGGCTGAATCAGGAAAACCTGATTCAGGCAGTCACACAGGTCATTCAGGAAAAGGGCTTTCAGGGGGTGACTTTGGAGCTTATTGCTGAAAAAGCTGGAATATCCAAAAGTACTCTCTATAATTATTTTAAAAATAAGGATGATATGCTGACACAAACAACGAACCTTCTTGTTAAAGAGTATATGCAGTATCATTCTCAGCTTTTATCCACAAGGGATTGTTTTGAAGATAAACTTCTGGCTCATCTGGAAATGCAATGCCTTTTATTTCCTAAAAAACCCCAGGCGTTCATCATCATAAAGCAATTTATGAGCAGGGATGTCTTTGATAAAGTGGAGAAACCGGCATTACAACCCGGATTTTTGGATTTTCTGGAAGACGGGATCAAAGAAAAAAAACTGAAACCCCTTCTGTCTGTTTATGAATATCAGATGGTTTTTAGTTTTTTTATATTTATTGAGAGGGTTATTTTAAGAAATGAGGATGAACTATTTCTTACTCGGAAAATTATTGATTGGTTAGGCTTTTTAGCCTATGGGTTTAAATACAACTGTTAAATGTAAAAGATAGCATAAGGAGTTTTCTATGAAGAAAATATTTATTCTTCTCACACTACTAATTTCATTGGTTCTGAATATTCATGGGGAAACGATAAACCTCACCGCCGATGCGGCGGTTGCCCTGGCCCTGGAGAATAACCTGAGCCTCCAGAGTGAATCTCTGAGTCTGAGTATCAAGGAAAGAACAAAAGAAACGGCATGGAATGCCTTTGTTCCTGAAATCAGCGCTGGGGGCGGTATGAACTACAGCCAGCTACTGCTTTCAGATCCGGATCCCCTGTATGTTCAGAATGATAAAACATGGACTGTTTCGGGTTCTCTTTCCGCCAACCTCAGACTCAACGCGGGAGTCGGTACGGGTATAAAACAG is part of the Oceanispirochaeta sp. genome and encodes:
- a CDS encoding TetR/AcrR family transcriptional regulator, producing MKVEEKRKLKKIAIIEAALDVWSVDDYRTTSLNALATNLNMTKQALYRYFKNKEDLLDSMTDYVSSLENLWFQDMTRKLKAVPQEEKIRFFISNLSQALTQGRRYLHFDSFNTLRLDKLSLGKNMKNLEEIRDTLDVPEKVIHLIMMFCFFLWGWQETQHIQKKRNTSQKIELIIEVIENGLATEKFRLPEKGCSFQDTMEYRSFRVRLNQENLIQAVTQVIQEKGFQGVTLELIAEKAGISKSTLYNYFKNKDDMLTQTTNLLVKEYMQYHSQLLSTRDCFEDKLLAHLEMQCLLFPKKPQAFIIIKQFMSRDVFDKVEKPALQPGFLDFLEDGIKEKKLKPLLSVYEYQMVFSFFIFIERVILRNEDELFLTRKIIDWLGFLAYGFKYNC
- a CDS encoding DHHA1 domain-containing protein codes for the protein PVFNRVAEMVDNGASPNGVFRRINGGRELSTRRLMGRLLDRARFYCDDKIIISWENKDDREELAVEDRDSDKLYQLLQSIAGCEAVALIREESPTLCIIGLRSNNSIDVGRIASELGGGGHVKAAGCAVEADRETVLQKLLELFSQQI